tttttatttaagattAGATATTTAAATGTCTCACTACCTGctataactttttaaaattttaattgcaatcattattttcttaaaatttggATTCAAGTTTTTGACATTTCCAGATTTGAACAAGGTTGAGTGCACGATTTTTAGGGACTAATTATTATAAACAAAATTTAAAGGATTTAAATGCaatttaatgaatttttttaCGAAAACTCATGATGTAATTTAcctttaaaaattataaatttgatttattgGGTCATGTAGTTAAAGGTAGGCCTTTGGAGGGTCGGGTTAGATTTATGTTGACTACATGCTTTGCTTAGGTTTgtcatttattaaaaaaaatatagatcttttaaatcatatatatataatataaaaatgcataaataaagtatatacatataataaaacatatactCCATCTACTAAAATTTCTCGCAATTGAGTAGTGGTTTTCGatggatttttaaaatattaaaaatatcaagaatTGTGAGCTCGGGTCATGCATTAATTTAGTTATATTAAAgggtaaaattttaaaaatcgaAATAAAAATTGGTGTCCATCAATAGTTTTCAAAACTACCATAACTTTAGCCTTAAAATATAATAAACTAGAGTTTAGTTTCTTGTTCGAACTCTTAACAAAATGCTTTCAAATTAATCTTTCAATTCAAATCACTCAGATCCATGCATTGGTTAAATGATGaacaattaaaatataataataataatatagagatgcagtaaattttgaaattttcgaAATGATAAAAATCAAAGATATCAGCATAAGAAAAATCATCAAATTCacacataaaaaatatattaattgtcAATTTACATTCcttatcttttataaaatatatagtaCATTTTTTATATAAAGTTTTGTTGTTCATCACAAGAAAAAcattatgttggaattggtgtgatcctaagagaggggggggtgaattgggttttaaaacattttgattaaattaaacatttacgtcgattcaccacatatcatatctcattcaaataTACACGcgtgtatataaaataattttaaaagtgaaagtaaacatacacgtgcgcagtatatcttatttaaatcaaatacgtgcatgcaaataattatgacattaaacaaactttcatacacatgctaaaatttaagtgcatgaatttaaataagatagagagagaatgacacacaaatttgttaatgaggttcggtcaatactgTCTATGTttctgccttgggcatacctcccaaggattccactatccctgctcatTTAAACGAGCCaagcagaagccatttacatcctctctttACGAGGTGAGGAAAATCCTAGCTTAATTATAAGACTGAGctaaacttgtctcacttacgaggttgagactccccaattcaatttttgggctgaactgAACTAGTCTCACTATGAGTAGGGGTGTATAAAAATTACCGAAATACCAAAAATCGGACCAAAACCGAACTAAAACCATAAACGGTTCGTTTTTTCAGTTTTCGATTTCGGTTGcggtttccaaaaataaaaatgttcggtttcaatttcaattttatgttgaaaccgaacTGAAAAGAATCGAAAAACcgatttatataagatatatatatatatatatatataaaatatggctagtaaaaatatatttttgtacatatgaaaatgcttctaaatacaagcatggatgtacacattaagctcataaaaatacaggctccaatgatatgaaataatgctcagggagtaagggtgctttcaaaataatttttgtaatctttgaatataatatgtatgatgtgcacctcaaagatttaaaccctaaaccaaatatttctccaaaaaatattttcaataaaacatagGAGAACCTGGGGTTTGAATCTAAACAAAATCCTTAAATattactctcttgtaaaaatgattttcaagaataaatgaaagagagtgtttggagagtatgaaaattttgaccccaataaaagagttttgcaataaaaatatgttttatgaaactttgattaggataaaattagaaagaaaaattgattaatcaaagttgccgagaggttcggttgaccattttcatgattcgatcgactagggtgctcagttcagtcgaccagggtctATTTGAAATGAGGAGATGGTCGACCAATCTTGAGGCGATTTCCAAaactccgaggtttggtcgattttgggtttggttgaccgaactttagTGTTCGATCGACTAGGCAATTTTTTtactaaaggttcggtcgacctggACGTTGGAATTTCCCACGTGtctgttcggtcgactagagcattgTAGTTCATtttaaggtcggtcgaccgaagggcccTAAGTACTagggtttagtcgaccgaacatgccaattttgggCATTTTGGTCATTTTGGTCATTTTCCTCTTATGCAATGTTCCTAATCACATGATAAGAAGTTCTAAGTCAAAAGGAAACTTTTTCATGTAGAGTTATTGTTCTTTATGGTCAATTTACGGTCACTTGAGCatttaaagcatatcatgtaaaatgtatgcattattacagatcaaaaatataaaaattaaatacaatacaataagaaataaaagttttcttcttttgctcttctctacatggaatacgccaagttgtATGTAGGCTTTAAGTTCTATTTTGACTTCCATTTTTCTTGTATCTTATATCCGCGCTAACATGTAGACCTATTTACACACTAAATgtacacataagatacatgtttttgtcagcatcaaaacaaggatcaaactcaaaaagtcaacacattaCAAAAGAAAATCACAATTAAGAAAATCATAAGTGAGAGTGACATTCAAAGAATATACTATGAATATTCTTGTAATTATATATCaagaatattaaataaaattttataatcttgatATCGGATTCAAtcatgtaaatatttttttaatttaatttaaatttaaaatattatgcattaattttttaattgataaaaaattaaacataGGTGAGTAGCTATTTGCATCCTCTTCCCAATTCTACATAGACTTTTTGATTTGCACTgtcaattatttattattattttaaacaaAATGGTATGAATAACCCTCTCTGATTGATCCAACGGCTCATATCACTCCGTACAAGACTACAATAAGCCTGccctcaaagaaaaaaaaaatgacttttaAATGGCTCATGCCCTTGAccaaagaagaagaggagaatgaaGCAAGGGTTttacatttaattttaattagcACGAGggtcaacaaaaattaaattataagtcAAAAATAATCTAACCTGATCTCTGCTTTTTAGGAATGAATCTTGGTCCATTATTGATAATCTTAATTTGGaccatcattttttttaaaaaaaaatttgagtcaaAAATTTGGTGTGGACTTCTTGGGGAGGAAAGTTAAATTCTTCACTCAATCTTTGTTTTTAACATATATATTGGATTTTGTAGGGTTCTAGCCTTCTAGGGTTTAGGGAAAATGATTTCTTTAATATGATTTGTAATTTACCAATCATAAGGCATAGTATTATTGTCCAGATTTACAATAAATTGtgcaaaaaaactaaaaaaattagtttaaacTTTTGGAATAGGAGGTGTTGAATTCTTTATTCGGTCTTTGTTCTTATACATAATTCAAATTTCAGATATTTACCCTGAACTCTTGCACAAAGGGGTTATGAGTTGGTGCGAGTATAATTCAATCCAAATCGTATTAATAACTAAGTAATTTGGTTGTGTCGATTTGgttcaattaaaaatttatttagtttggttgagtttttattttcattgaattttagttttttatttttattccgATTTTAGAATTTAATatgttcagttaaccaaattaactTATTAGTATAtacattaataattatatattacatgtaaaatatatattatattatatattatatattaaaattaaaatagttGAAATCAATTGGCCAATTTAATGAAAATTTGGTTCGACCGACTTTGTGTTCAATTTACATGGAATTTTAATTCAGTTAATAAGATtctttaactaaattttttattaatttgatatattaATCAAATTAATCGTATCGACTGAATGTTTAGCTTTAATATGATGGATGTTTTCTTCGTATAACCACCAATTATTAAGTGTTATGTCGTAACTTGGACCACTAGCGTGAGACCCACATCAtagtatatacatacatatatatatatatatatatatatatatataacttttgtaCAAGTCCAATGATTAGAGGGATGGTTGCTCCCCAGTCTTTTTCTTTCACAATAGTAGTtctaaaaaataagaaagaaaataggTAGAGAAAATAAATTGGAAatgagattattattattattagaatgaTATATAATTCGAAATTGTTGAGTTACATTTTAATTTATCCCATGTTTGGAGAAACATTGGATTTGGAGTTTTACTGGATTTAAACaaaatgtagtataaaattgtattgaaatttgttcaaatccattgaaattcaaattcaagatttaaaattcatgcttccaaacagTACTTTATTTCAGtttgtttgtatttatttttaaaaaaatatttcaaaaaaaaattgtttgcatTTAGGGATTACAAAGGAACATAATTTTGCATAATCTTAATTAGTCTATTAGTTATAAGAGATTGTGATTGTATTAGGGTGATTTGAGGGAGCATGAAATGATGAATAAGTAATTTTTATAACCAAACACAATCAAAAGTGTGATATCATttataattttgtattaattgGATTATCTTGAATATCGTTTTTATATTAATCGTAATCTTATACATCATTTCTAAGGATTATTATtggattaaatttaaatttttaatattttttgagagGATAAAAGGCAATACTCAAGACATCTTAATGCCAAATGGAATCAGGGTAATTAATTTTCActctaaaactaaaataaaaacaactttttttcctcaaaattttcgATATTTCTAATTTGATTTTTCTCCTAGAACGTTGAACAACCTTTAAAAGATGAAGCAAACAAACCCTTAATAAGCTAACacattcataataataaaatcttaTTAGGGTATCACTTTTACTAATATTTTTCCTTAAAATTGGAAGGAAATTAACTtattaaaagggaaaaaaatcaaGAAAGTTTACAATTAATATTGGTAAGGAAGCAACCTATTTATTGAtgttaaaaaaaatggaataaagctATTTATTACATTTAACTCTCCcttcataaaaatattaattataaaacCGAAAAATATAAAGAGAAGGGTTTAAAACTTTACAAGTAAATGCCTCTTAAATCTTAATAATTATATTGTGCTCGCTCTTTATTCTTACCTATTAAAATCCCTTGAGATGGGACCCACCGTAGATGTAATGGACCCCATATTCATGCGTGACATAAGAAATAACTAATAAGTTTTTAGCATCAACTAAATAGATAGTATGATCCTCAATAACGAGTCAGGATAAAAATGTCTTAAAAAATTAATAGGTCTCACTTTACCTCTATTTGTGTCGTAAAACTCAATACTTTCttctaaaatataaattaaaatattttttaaaatatcataatttgAATATAAAAAATCAAGCACATATTAAGAAATTACATTGGCAttgaatatttattttttcaagtATTAAATGACAACTTTACCCCTTTACTTCCTTGACATCATGATGgatttattctttcttcttttaccttttcactaataaaattaaattaaattaaaacatcaaattatcatttgatgtacaataaaataaatctaaaataacaataaaattttataaaatgccAATGGGATCTTTCTAAATTTGtaaatttaatagaaaatttaaagagaatatcACATAGATCACATGTAAAGAGTGTAACGTTCCTTCTTGATCAATTTTCCTTTATGGGTATTCATTTATTGAGAAGGGTACTCGAATTTTGCCTTCACGTTTCTGTGGATTGAAGGCTCCTCCTCGGCTTGTAGTTTGCTGTTCATCCATTCGTgccatgtagagagagagagagagagagagcgcacgACCTATAACTCCCGAAATCTCGTTTCTTGGGCCACGGATTTCGCGAATATCAAGGCATTATAAAAAATTTCCTGCCTGATATACCCGTTCAAATGGTTTGTTATTACTATACAATTATTTTCATTACCTATTTTGTCAATTCAATATAAATAGTTTTCTGTATATCGCGTTTTAACTCTTCTCTTCGCCGCTTCTTCTCCACAGCAGAGTCCAAACAGCTCGAAACTCTCCTCCATGGATCGGTGGATGCCTTCCAGGAAATTTTCAGACATGCCCATGTGAGCACAGATCCCGAACCTTGAGAAAAATAGCATCTTTGTTCATTGTGTGCTGATTTTATTAATTACCAAATAATGCTCTGGTgaattttttgggttttttttttttagttttttttttaaatgggagTTGAATGTGATCGCTTCATATTATCGTGTGCGATGGGTTTTGGTTTGTGTATGATTGGAAATGTTGGGCACGGCTGGTTTGGTGGGAATGCTagggtttatataattttttccaGTTTTGCGTTttacaatttttaattttaaattatggaTTTTCATTGTATGGTAGACCAGGTTCAATGGGTTTGGATTGGGATCCATGTTGGATCTATTATGTTTAGTTTTATTATtgctgctgttgttgttgttgtagtagATTTTGAGTTTATAATTCTgtgtttattttataaattttctgTTTAACTGATcttggtttttgtgtttttgtttgtattttattttatctgtGCGGTGTCTCTGTTTGGACGGGAATTCAGCACATTGCCTAGGGCTTAAAAGGGTTGGCTTCTTGAGGACGTGAGGTTTCATGGGTTAAACTCAGGGAATGATTTTTTCTTGGAAGGTTGAACACAGGGAATGATGGGTAGTTTCAGTGATGACGACAAAGAATTCCGATTCTTTGATGCTCAGGAGGACGTCCTCTCGGTGTCCAGTTCTGGTACTGATTGGCTTGAGAACTCGGATTCGTCTAATGTGTGTAGCGACTATGCTTCGAGTGACGTCCAGTTCTGCTATGATGCGTGGATAAGAAGTCCTGGAAGCATTCAAGAGCGCCGAAGCAAATTTTTAGATCGGATGGGTTTGAGCTTAGATAGGAATGTAGAGAATAATACAGTAGATTTGTATGGTTATGTAGGAGAAGAGGTTGATAGAGTTAGGAAAAGCAGTGGAGCTGTGCTGAGAACTTCAAATTTTGTAGGTGGGTTTTGTTCCAGTCAGTCTTCAATGTCATGCTGGTCCAACGATGCTTCAGAATTATCAAAAGATTTGGTTTTGAAGGCGGAATTTGTTTGCAGAACTGGGAACTTGGATCACAAGAGAGAGTGTACTATTGATGAACTGAGGCAAGATGGTAAGCTGAACAAATGCCAAGTGGGTGTGGACCAACTATCAGCTAGGGAAGACTTCCAGAACAGTTCCAGGTCATCTCCTCCAGTTCACCAGCCTGAGCAGCCAGATATTGTGAGGGTAAGCAATTCGGCAGGTGAAGTTAAAACTAAGGGTGTTAAGAAGAGGTGGTTGAGTAGATTTCACTCCTTGCCATGCATTGAGGATGGGCAAGCAGAGTCTGGAAGCCTAAGACCCGTTAACATTGCTTCGATTCGGGGAGCCAGGGCTCAGAGGGTTAAGGTTCGCCAAAGCGGAAAGCAGATGAAGGAACTTTCAGCTCTTTATATGGGGCAGGATATTCAGGCCCATGAGGGATCAATTTTGATGATGAAATTCAGTCCTGATGGTCGATACCTTGCCAGTGCTGGTGAAGATGGGATTGTTCGCCTATGGCAAGTGGTGGAGGACCAAAGATCAAACGAATTTGACATCATAGACATAGATCCATCCTGTATATACTTCACGGTGAATAAACTTTCCGAGCTTTCACCACTTGTTGTAGAGAAGGAGAAAAAAGGTAAATTGAACCAGAGGAAAAGTTCAGACTCATCTTGTGTCATTTTACCCCAGAAGGTCTTCCGCATACAAGAGAAACCAGTACATGAGTTCCATGGGCATGTTGGCAAGATCTTGGATCTGTCTTGGTCAAAGAATAATGTAAGTGATTGCTTGTATAGTtctttattttcctgaaatttggAAGAATCAAATTAGAATTTCCAATATCATTGTTTTTGTGCAGCTTTTGCTGTCAGCTTCAATTGATAAAACTGTTCGTCTGTGGCAAGTGGGATGCAACCATTGCCTCAAAGTATTTTCACATAATAATTATGGTGCGTCCTGGACTGTTTGTGGTTTTCTAACCTATATTTTGGTTAGTGGGGTCTCAACGTGGGTTTATTGTTCTAATGGAGCATGATCTAGACCCTTTCTctgattttttcaaaaattatctcTCATGTAACATTCTTTATTTTATGATGTGATACAGTGACCTGCGTCCAGTTTAACCCAGTCGATGATAATTACTTTATCAGTGGTTCAATAGACGGAAAAGTTCGCATTTGGGGAACTCATGGTTGCCAAGTGGTTGGTTGGGCTGATATTAAAGAAATTGTCACTGCCATCTGTTACCACCCTGATGGACAGGTTTGGTGATTTGTTGCTCTTTAGTTTTTGTTGATTGAAGATATATAGTACAGAAGTTTTATGTAAATCTGTAAAAATGATTTCTTATTGTTTATGCAGGGAGGAGTTGTTGGCTCCATGACAGGCAATTGTCGTTTTTATAATGTTTCAGGTAAGCATAGCGTTGAAACCACCTTTTTGCATCCTAAACCTTTGGTATAAGTGAATTATGTTGCTTAGCATAGTATGACCTTGACTTTCTAAAGTTCTTGTTTCTGTTTGCTGGCTTTTtgtgtattatgattttttttgtgaaaaaaagaCTTAGGTGTCATGTTTTTTCACCTTTCTATTTACCAATGGAGTGTACATGTCACTGACATAATCATTTTATAAATCAAATGTAGAGTTGTGAGCTTCAGCCTTGGCCTGGCTTGTAATGAACTTAACATCTAGGAACAATAGAAGCCTAAAATCCttattctaactcttttatttttatttttatggcaAGCTCAATTTCATTGTTTTTGGCTTTTATTGGTTATAAAATTGTAGCCATGTCATAGAACCTTTAAATGTGGAATGTGAATGAAGACAACTTTATATTTACCAATGGGTTTGTGTTTTCCTCCGATCAGATAATCACATGCAATTGGATGCTCCAATAAGCTTGCACAGTAAAAAGAAATCGACCTGCAAAAGGATAACTGGCTTGCAGGTATTCGTCTCTGTCCCTTACTGCCTTGCCTTGCCTTGCCTTGCTGTTTTTGGTTGGTACTTTGCTGATCCCCCATTGTTTCTTTTCACTTTAGATATAGGATTTACCATTTTGTCATGTTTTCTCTCCAGTTTCTCCCACAAGACCCGAGCAAAGTGATGGTCACTTGTGCTGATTCGCAAGTCAGAATTCTTTGTGGAAACAGTGTGATTGGCAAGTACAAGGGTGTGTGCCATGtcttaatatataaatttatatatatttatatatggccAACATCATGATTTCTTAGCTACCGGCTGAAGTCATTACAAACAATATGGAGAATTTATAGGAATTTTGCTGCATTATATTTAGTATAAATTTATTGAATGAATGTGCCAGCATGGCTCATGCACCTTTTTCAGAATCCATCTTCTTTCTGTAGAATTCCAGTGGTGAAACCCAACTGGCCAAAATGTTAGAATgtgaattttcttttatttatgatATTGAACACCTGCTATATGATTTTCAGttctaatctctctctctctctctctctctctctctctctctaggtgtACGAAATGCTGGAAACCAGATACTTGCATCCCTCACATCAGATGGGAAGCGTATTGTCTCAGCATGTGAAGATTCAAATGTTTATGTATGGAACTGCACTACCCAGAACGAGTCTGTCCCCTCTCAAGGAAAGAATGTTAGATCCTCTGAGCGCTTCTCCACAAATGTATCAGTTGCAATACCTTGGTGTGGATTGAAATATGGAGACTCGGCTAGCAAATCCCAATTTAATCTCATAAATGGGAATTCTGCCAATACTCTGTTCTCTCCTGCTCATTTCTCTTTGAACAAAGAATTCTTGGAGTCTTTTCCCAAGGGTTCAGCAACTTGGCCAGAGGAAAAGCTCCCTACGTCAAGCTCACTGCCTGTGCCATCTACTATGCGCAAATCTCAATACAACTTTCTGAAGTCTTCCTGCAAGAGTACATACATTTCCCATGCATGGGGTCTGGTTATTGTGACTGCAGGCTGGGATGGACATATCAGGTCTTTCCTTAACTATGGATTACCAGTACCTGCTTGACAGCGCAAGGGCTTCGCATAATCTTCAAAGAATTGAATTTCATCTGGCTGTCTACGCCCTTGTTTTGCTGCCCCATTTGCCGATACAATGCTACAAGTCCACCATTGCATGGGCTGAGTAAAGTTGATATTTCCAGCATAACTGCCTCTGCAGGTCCCATGTCTCGTGTGCAGTGTAGATGATAGAAGGAAATTTTGGGCATTTCAGGGGCCCTTTGCTGGTCTCATCAAGATACTATAATCGAAGTGGATAATGACAGGCGTCATTTCAGTGTTGGTGCAATAATCTGGATCAGAATCAGCAATTGGCTAAGTTTGGTGATCCGGGCTTCTGATTTCCTGGCTTGATTATActattctttaatttcttttcttgCGAAGCTCGTGTGTGCTGACCCTGAAAGAAGGTAGAACAGTGTCATGCATTAGGGAACCCAAGTTGAGAGACATATCTGCATTATGGAGGGTGGCTGTGGGTCCTTGTAGAACCCCTTTACCCTCGTTATCAAAAAAATGGTGGCGCGATTACAGAGCTGGTGGTTAGAATTCATTTGACAAAAGAAAAGTGGGTTACTTCACCttttatatatattgcttggCTGGTTTGAATGATTGAGTTGGCTGCCAATTCGGGTTTGCCTTTTGGTGGGGTCGATCGCACCTGGGGTGCGATACGGTTGGTGGCGCCGGGTCCTTGTACTCTGGACTGGCTTGCTCTCACAACCCTGTGGCTGAAATGCGGATAAATTTAGATCAGATCAAATGGCTGGTGCTTCCATCCACGGGGGGATAAGCTTCTTGGTTGCAGCAGGGCAACAAGCTGaccttttggtatttttttttggaCCAGATGATTAATCCCATTATGTTTTACTGACATCATTTTTAAGATTTAGTTTCCTAACTTTTGTAATAGTCTTGGCTTCTGTTGGGGTTTTAAAGGTAGAAGAACGTCTTGGATTTAGCATAGTATATGTAACTATTATGCTCTTCTTCTGTAAATAAAAGTCCAGGGGTGTTTTTTCCCCCCTTCTTCTTAACTATTTTTGGCTGACGTCCACAAGGAAATTGTTATTAAGTAATTTTCAAAACAGATACAAAAGTGGGGAATCGATTTTGGGGCATTACTTTTAACCTCGGCGTTTGGGATAATATTGTAAACATTATGTGGGATCATATGATGTGTCATGCAggtttgaataaaatttagtAGAAAATTTTACTGATTTCTTTTGAATacacaaattttcaattttgaaagttaaaattcaTGTGTTCAGAAGGAACAGAAATGGAAAGAAAAGGCAAGTGGAAAGACATTTTCCTCTCTGGGAGGATGCAAAATTAAGAAATAGAACAAAATGAGCGACCTTTCTACTtccaaaattattattttttactttgaATTAACAGTTTTGTGAAATTAGGAAAAAACAAATAAGTtctttcataattttattttttttattgagaatgaaattattttaatgagtagaaattaagaaaaactaaatgttAACGTGTAACATAAAATTTTATTACCCGATCAGCTACatattctttattttgttttttctcattttctcaataACCAAACAGAAAAATGTTGATTATTTAACATTttcttcattaattttttttccaattttttaaaaattggaaaaatgcAGCTAGAAGGAAACTATCCCCATTAAATTGAAAGATTTCTTTtctgtttaaatatatatacatatataaacttTGCCTAACAATGAGAAGGATGTGAAAGCCCTTTAGTTTCCTTCATGGCACcgtttctttaatttcttttatatcaAACACAACATTTGGGATTCAAAGCAAATTCTTTCACATTTTGCTGATTTTCTCTTAAAAAAATAATCTGTATTAAACCCATCTTTAGAGCCTTTTCCATCCTCACATTTTTATAAAAACTTTATagataaatgtaaaaataaaatgaaaataagattGCATTTCTTGtaaacttattttaaaaaataaaataataataataaataaataaagagagaagaGCGTCAATGATGGTAagatttaaacttttaaaaattgtTAACATATCGAGAAAACATTCTCGCTGCACTTGGGAGTATAGATTTCAACCCTTGATCTTGAATTTGACCGAAtatggacaaatttcaatataaatttatattatattttatccaaattcaagacAACTCCAAATCCAATGTCTCTCCAAACATaagatttattttatatatatatattttcaccaTGTATGAGTTTACATCAAAAGCACACATTTGAGCCTAAAGTTAGCAATGGAATTTTTTTCATTTGGGAGAATGTTTGGGGCTTGGCCCCtataagttcacccatcatattCACCACATAAGCAAGATGCCAAAACCCAGTGCAGAGAAACCAATGAGATCCACAAATCAAATTCTTAGCTCAATGATTGACGTCTAACAAAAAATgagaacaaaaaagaaaaaaaaaaaatcaatacttAAAAAATGATATCAAATCATCTCTGTAATCCCTGCCTAATCTTCTAGCAAAGATTTATCCTAGCCTACCCATGATTTAGTTATGGCCCACATTAAATTGGGATCCAAAATCATTAAAATAAAGAAC
The Malania oleifera isolate guangnan ecotype guangnan chromosome 13, ASM2987363v1, whole genome shotgun sequence DNA segment above includes these coding regions:
- the LOC131145653 gene encoding uncharacterized protein LOC131145653; the encoded protein is MMGSFSDDDKEFRFFDAQEDVLSVSSSGTDWLENSDSSNVCSDYASSDVQFCYDAWIRSPGSIQERRSKFLDRMGLSLDRNVENNTVDLYGYVGEEVDRVRKSSGAVLRTSNFVGGFCSSQSSMSCWSNDASELSKDLVLKAEFVCRTGNLDHKRECTIDELRQDGKLNKCQVGVDQLSAREDFQNSSRSSPPVHQPEQPDIVRVSNSAGEVKTKGVKKRWLSRFHSLPCIEDGQAESGSLRPVNIASIRGARAQRVKVRQSGKQMKELSALYMGQDIQAHEGSILMMKFSPDGRYLASAGEDGIVRLWQVVEDQRSNEFDIIDIDPSCIYFTVNKLSELSPLVVEKEKKGKLNQRKSSDSSCVILPQKVFRIQEKPVHEFHGHVGKILDLSWSKNNLLLSASIDKTVRLWQVGCNHCLKVFSHNNYVTCVQFNPVDDNYFISGSIDGKVRIWGTHGCQVVGWADIKEIVTAICYHPDGQGGVVGSMTGNCRFYNVSDNHMQLDAPISLHSKKKSTCKRITGLQFLPQDPSKVMVTCADSQVRILCGNSVIGKYKGVRNAGNQILASLTSDGKRIVSACEDSNVYVWNCTTQNESVPSQGKNVRSSERFSTNVSVAIPWCGLKYGDSASKSQFNLINGNSANTLFSPAHFSLNKEFLESFPKGSATWPEEKLPTSSSLPVPSTMRKSQYNFLKSSCKSTYISHAWGLVIVTAGWDGHIRSFLNYGLPVPA